One window from the genome of Aeromonas sp. FDAARGOS 1405 encodes:
- a CDS encoding HAMP domain-containing protein: MRLSIAAKINFFLLFIFSMVLVFSAAYQAVRERDLILTLIKEQSREQTEAYFDGLNMLMLTGKMDARDTLRGKFLDHAHVEDARIVRGDAVSKQFGPGRETEQVKDEFDELALAGKGSLEVVHNGMHSRLVVTRPLLAKKDFRGTDCTSCHLVPENTVLGAVRFDYSLDSLFTRVEQNILTSALILTGIFGMGLLLTLWVIRTWIVRPLNQLTRSMEEATDLHDFGHRLEGDDGDEIGRVAVAYNQMLDSVERQLGKRPLGGKPGARPGE; this comes from the coding sequence ATGCGCCTCTCCATTGCTGCCAAAATCAACTTTTTCCTGCTCTTCATCTTCTCCATGGTACTGGTCTTCTCCGCAGCCTATCAGGCGGTGCGCGAGCGCGATCTCATCCTGACCCTCATCAAGGAGCAGAGCCGCGAGCAGACCGAAGCCTATTTCGACGGCCTCAACATGCTGATGCTGACCGGCAAGATGGATGCCCGCGATACCCTGCGCGGCAAGTTTCTCGACCACGCCCATGTGGAGGATGCCCGCATCGTCCGTGGCGACGCGGTGAGCAAACAGTTCGGGCCTGGACGGGAGACAGAGCAGGTAAAAGATGAGTTTGATGAGCTGGCTCTGGCGGGCAAAGGGAGTCTGGAGGTGGTGCACAACGGCATGCACAGCCGTCTGGTAGTGACCCGACCGCTACTAGCCAAGAAGGATTTTCGCGGCACCGACTGCACCAGCTGTCATCTGGTGCCGGAGAACACTGTGCTCGGTGCGGTGCGCTTTGACTACTCCCTCGATTCGCTGTTTACCCGGGTCGAGCAGAATATCCTCACCTCGGCGCTGATCCTCACCGGCATCTTCGGGATGGGACTGCTGCTGACCCTCTGGGTCATCCGCACCTGGATCGTGCGCCCCCTCAACCAGTTGACCCGCTCCATGGAAGAGGCCACCGACTTGCACGACTTCGGCCACCGGCTGGAGGGGGATGACGGCGACGAGATTGGCCGGGTGGCGGTGGCCTACAACCAGATGCTCGACAGTGTGGAGCGCCAGCTCGGCAAGCGACCGCTCGGCGGCAAGCCGGGAGCTCGCCCTGGCGAATAG
- the asnS gene encoding asparagine--tRNA ligase, translating to MTHASVVDVLTGKYAVGTTLTVRGWIRTRRDSKAGISFLAISDGSCFHPVQAVVPNTLANYENEVLRLTTACSVEVTGIIAESQGSGQAFELQATDVKVVGWVEDPDTYPMAAKRHSIEYLREQAHLRPRTNIVGAVTRVRHCLAQAIHRFFHEEGFVWVATPLITASDTEGAGEMFRVSTLDLENLPRTDAGKVDYNEDFFGKEAFLTVSGQLNAETYACALSKVYTFGPTFRAENSNTSRHLAEFWMVEPEVAFNNLEDNAALAEAMLKYVFNAVLTERRDDLEFFAQHVDKDAIGRLERFVASDFAQIDYTDAIEVLKNCGKKFEFPVSWGIDLSSEHERYLAEEHFKSPVVVKNYPKDIKAFYMRLNDDGKTVAAMDVLAPGIGEIIGGSQREERLEVLDARLAEMGLKQEDYWWYRDLRRYGTVPHSGFGLGFERLVVYVTGMGNVRDVIPFPRTPRTAEF from the coding sequence ATGACGCACGCATCCGTAGTTGATGTGCTGACCGGTAAATATGCGGTTGGCACCACCCTGACTGTACGAGGGTGGATCCGGACTCGCCGTGATTCCAAGGCGGGGATCTCATTTTTGGCCATTTCCGATGGCTCCTGTTTCCATCCGGTACAGGCCGTCGTCCCCAATACCCTGGCCAATTACGAGAATGAAGTGCTGCGTCTGACCACCGCCTGCTCCGTGGAAGTGACTGGCATCATCGCCGAATCCCAGGGCAGCGGCCAGGCTTTCGAACTGCAGGCCACCGATGTGAAGGTCGTCGGCTGGGTCGAAGATCCCGATACCTACCCGATGGCCGCCAAGCGCCACAGCATCGAGTACCTGCGTGAACAGGCTCACCTGCGCCCGCGCACCAACATCGTGGGTGCCGTGACCCGGGTTCGCCACTGCCTGGCGCAAGCTATCCACCGCTTCTTCCACGAAGAGGGCTTTGTCTGGGTTGCGACCCCGCTCATCACCGCCTCTGATACCGAAGGGGCCGGCGAGATGTTCCGTGTCTCTACCCTGGATCTGGAAAACCTGCCGCGTACCGACGCCGGCAAGGTGGACTACAACGAAGATTTCTTCGGCAAAGAGGCCTTCCTGACCGTATCCGGCCAGCTGAACGCCGAAACCTATGCCTGCGCCCTCTCCAAGGTCTATACCTTCGGGCCGACCTTCCGCGCTGAAAACTCCAACACCAGCCGTCACCTGGCCGAGTTCTGGATGGTTGAGCCGGAAGTGGCCTTCAACAATCTGGAAGATAACGCCGCCCTGGCCGAAGCCATGCTGAAGTATGTCTTCAACGCCGTCCTGACCGAACGTCGCGACGATCTGGAGTTCTTTGCCCAGCACGTAGACAAGGATGCCATCGGCCGTCTGGAGCGTTTCGTCGCCTCCGACTTCGCCCAGATTGATTACACAGATGCCATCGAAGTGCTGAAAAACTGCGGCAAGAAGTTCGAGTTCCCGGTCTCCTGGGGCATCGATCTCTCCTCCGAGCACGAACGCTATCTGGCCGAGGAGCACTTCAAGTCTCCGGTGGTGGTGAAGAACTATCCGAAAGATATCAAGGCCTTCTACATGCGCCTCAACGACGACGGCAAGACCGTTGCCGCGATGGACGTACTGGCACCGGGCATCGGCGAGATCATCGGTGGCTCCCAGCGTGAAGAGCGTCTGGAGGTACTGGATGCCCGCCTGGCCGAGATGGGCCTGAAGCAGGAAGATTACTGGTGGTATCGCGATCTGCGCCGCTACGGCACAGTCCCGCACTCCGGCTTCGGTCTGGGCTTCGAGCGTCTGGTGGTTTACGTGACCGGTATGGGCAACGTCCGCGACGTGATCCCGTTCCCGCGAACTCCGCGTACCGCCGAGTTCTGA